The Ursus arctos isolate Adak ecotype North America unplaced genomic scaffold, UrsArc2.0 scaffold_18, whole genome shotgun sequence genomic sequence GAAATGGTGAAACTTACTCCATAGGGATAAATGTGATAATGAATGTtagcagatgtgtgtgtgtgtgtgtgtgtgtataatttatataaattttatataaattatatataaatataaattttatatatatacacatatatataaaacattatacaGTAGACTTTATAAGgataaaaacattattattagcACTTCATTAGTTTCTAAATTTCAGTTTTCTGAGTAAGAATTTTGTCAAGACCTATAATTAAGATAGACAAATCAtcccttctcctttttaaaataagaagtagTTTCTCATCAAAAAATGTCCCTTATAATTCATCTTCGATCCACCACCTACATAAGGAACTTCCCTCAGAGGCCTTAACTATGTGTCTGGAGAGAGGACAGCTCTCCCTCTGGTTAGCCAGGAAGAGATCCTGGCTTAGGACAGAGACAAACATAGTACCATAGATACCCCTGGCCATTTCATATTCCTTCACAATGTTCACATATAGTAACTCAGCTAGTCCTCTAGGCAAACTTTTATTCCTATGGAAACCTATTgctatatttgttttcttttttagatgaagaaactgaggctcagagagtttcaGTAATTTATCTACGTTCACATTCTGTTTTGTGGAGGTTGTTAGCAGCAGAGATTCATATTCACATCTCCTGCTTCCAAGTTAAATGATCTCTTCATCTTAATGCTCTGCTCCTCAAAAGTGATGAGCTCCCTCTGGTGAGACAAAGACACAGCAAGACCCCTCCAGTGTTGCCTAATACATACGATTATGGGTTATAAAATCCTAGAACTGACAGCAATGTGAGAAATAATTGAGTTTAGCTCCCTCATTTAGAACGGTGATAACTGAGATCCACAGAGGTATGAGAGGACCACAGAGACACCAGAACTGAGTTGTCTCACCCCCTTTTCCAGTGTTCTTTCTATGGCACCCATCACCCTCTATCAAATTACCAATCAATAAAAGCTTGGGCCAAAATGCTTTTATTACCCCTGACCGTCATGGAGGGGATAGGACAAGTGGAGAAACTGTAAATGCAATTCAGACTGAACTAGGAAATAACTCATTTGCAAATGTTAACTGGCATGCACCTGCACTGCTAGCAAATGTTTATCATTAGCTTGCCATTTGTTGGCTGGATAAGAACCTTGTCTCTAGGACACATCCATGAATATTGTATATAGCATAGCTGCCATTTCTCTTGGGGCAAAATTCAAAATACTCTTCCAATGTGTAAGCCTCTGCTTTGtattctcctttctccacaacctcatcTCACACCACTCCACTTCCCTCTCTGTACACCAGACACAAGTTTCTCACAGTTTCTCACAGTTCCTCCACGTATTGTGGCTGTCGCCTACCTCAGGGCTTTTGTATCTGCTTTTcagctcatttccttttcttggtaattcctactcatccttcagattTCAACTTATGTACTCTCAGAGAGGCTTGCTTTGATCCCCCTTGTCTAAAAGTCCTTTCCTTTAATGTAAGGTTTCATAgtacactttctttttcttccacagaACTTACTCCTACCACCCATTACTAACATTTACCTCTGATAACTACAACTTACAAATATCTAGCTGTCATATATGGAAAGTTTTGCATAAACCTTGAGGGTATCTGTGATGCTtatgtgtaattttttatatctttgaaaTTGACATTTACCAGTCATTTATCATGCCTAACAGCTATTGGCTATCTTTATCATCTGTACCAATCTGATGGATAATCACAATTATGTTGGCAGGAAATGGCTGAAGTTAATCCAAGGCAGTTACATACTTTTATCAGCCATACAGTCTTCATGTGCCCCAATTATTGATCTTTAACTGATTTCCTTCTGAGGGATGTCCTGCCTCCGCTTAGCATGTGTACCTTATGTGACAAAAAGAGTTTGTCATTGTGTCTGGTAGGATAATACTGGATCTGTGGGGCTTATTTGCTCATGTCATCATCTGTCCTGCTTCATGTCTTTGTCAATGCATAATCATATGTCATGTCACATCTGTGCGGAGAGCTAGAAGACTGGTATGGTTATTCCTTTTTGAGTTTTAATTCAGCAGAAACATTACATAATCTGTATCTCTTTTCCCTGTAGGTGTGAAATTCGGATAATTGAAGATGATGCGTATCAGGGCCTAAACCACCTCTCCATCTTGATATTGACAGGAAACCCTATCCAGGAGTTATTCCCAGGAGCCTTTTCTGGACTCTCAAATTTACAGACGCTGGTGGTCGTGGAGACAAATGTACAATCTCTAGAGGACTTCCCCATTGGACATCTCAAAACCTTGAAGGAGCTTAATGTAGCTCACAATCTTATCCATTCCTTCAAGTTACCTGAATATTTTTCTAACATGCCCAACCTGGAGTACTTGGATCTTTCCAATAACAAGAtccaaaatatttatcataaagACTTGCAGGTTCTACGTCAAATGCCTCTACTCAACCTTTCTTTAGACTTGTCCCTGAACCCTTTATACTTTATCCAACCAGGTgcctttaaagaaattaaactcCATGAACTGACTTTGAGAAGTAATTTTAATAGTACACATGTAATGAAAACTTGTATTCAAGGTCTGGCTGGTTTAAAGATCCATCAGTTGGTTCTgggagaatttaaaaatgaaaggaagttGGAAAGCTTTGATAAATCTCTCCTGGAGGGACTGTGTGATTTGACCATTGAAAAATTCCGGATAGCATACTTTGATGAGTTCTCAAAGGATACTACTGACTTATTTAATTGTTTGGGAAATGTTTCTACAATTTCTCTGGTGCATCTGTTTTTAAACAGGCCAAGATACCTTCCTAAAAATCTCAGATGGCAACGGTTGGAAATGGTTAACTGTGGATTTGAAGAATTTCCCACGTGGGGGCTGGACTCTCTCAAGGAGTTTGTTTTCACTGCCAACAAAGGCGTGAACACTTTTACTGAGATGAACCCGAACAGCCTTGAGTTTCTAGATCTCAGTAGAAATGGCCTGAGTTTTAAGGGTTGCTGTTCTCACTCTGAATTGGGGACAACCAGACTGAAGCATTTAGATCTGAGCTTCAATGATATTATTACCATGAGTTCAAACTTCTTGGGCTTAGAACAACTAGAATATCTAGATTTCCAGCATTCCAATTTGAAACAGGCTAGTGATTTTTCAGTATTCCTATCCCTCAGAAACCTCCATTACCTTGATATTTCTTATACTCACACCCAAGTTGTCTTCCACGGCATTTTTGATGGCTTGGTCAGCCTCCAAGTCTTGAAAATGGCTGGTAATTCTTTTCAGGACAACttccttccaaatattttcaaagaccTGACTAACTTGACCATTCTAGATCTCTCTAAGTGTCAGCTGGAACGGGTGTCCCAGGTAGCATTTGGTTCACTTCCGAAACTTCAGTTGATAAATATGAGTCACAACAATCTCCTGTCATTGGATACACTCCCTTATGaacctctcctctccctccaaatTCTGGATTACAGTTTTAATCGAATAGTGGCCTCCAAAGAGCGAGAACGACAGCATTTTCCAAGTAATCTAGTTTCCTTAAATCTTACTCAGAATGACTTTGCTTGTGTTTGTGAACACCAGAACTTCCTGCAGTGGGTCAAGGACCACAGGCAGCTCTTGGTGGAAGTTGAAGAAATGGTGTGTGCAAAACCTTTAGACATGCAGGGCATGCCCATGCTGAGTTTTAGGAATGCCACCTGTCAGAGGAGTAAGACTATCATTACTGTGTCGGTGTTCACTGTACTCATGGTTTCTCTGGTAGCAGTTTTGGTGTATAAGTTCTATTTCCACCTGATGCTTCTTGCTGGCTGCAAAAAGTACAGCAAAGGCGAAAGCACTTATGATGCCTTCGTTATCTACTCAAGTCAAGATGAAGACTGGGTAAGGAATGAACTGGTAAAGAACTTGGAAGAGGGGGTGCCCCCCTTTCAGCTCTGCCTTCACTATAGAGACTTCATTCCTGGTGTGGCCATTGCTGCCAACATCATCCAGGAAGGTTTCCACAAAAGCCGGAAGGTTATTGTTGTGGTGTCCCAACACTTCATCCAGAGTCGGTGGTGTATCTTTGAGTATGAGATTGCCCAGACCTGGCAGTTTCTTAGTAGTCGTGCCGGCATCATCTTCATTGTTCTGCAGAAGGTGGAGAAGTCCCTGCTGCGGCAGCAGGTGGAGCTGTATCGGCTTCTTAGCAGGAACACTTACCTAGAGTGGGAAGACAGTGTCCTGGGGCGGCACATCTTCTGGAGACGACTCCGAAAAGCCTTGCTGGATGGTAAACAGTGGAGTCCAGAAGGAACAGCAGATGCAGAAAACAGCTAGCATGAAACGGTAACCTCTGCCTGGGGAGGAAAAGCTCCCGTGGTGCTTCTTGCCCAGCTGGACACAGTACTTGTTCAGTTAACAAGTATTAAATGCTGTGACGTATCTGGCATTGTGCTAAGGGCCGATGATCCAGTGGTGCACGAGGTATAGAGGACTGCTGacctcatggagtttacagtaCAGAGGGAATAATACTGTGCTAAATCACAGAACCTCCAGGTGCATGTTTCCATCAAATCAGGTCAGGAGTCCATGGCATGGAAAGTCAACTCAATTCTTACCCCATCAAAATGAATTAGACCTAAGAGACTGGGCCCCAGagagatcaggaagaagacataGTTCTTCACCTGAGTCTTTGGAATGGAAACTACCTCATGTTTTACCTGCTAGCCATATTAAAGCTGTTTTGGCAGTTTTAACCAAACAAGGTCTTtgctcatcttttccttttctgttgaaTGCAACTGAAATTTCACTTGATGACTCTGAAATCTCCTGATTCAGACCACTTCCCCTCCACTTGAAGCCAGTTTCTTTACAAAGGCTAAAGTCTAGAAACTAGCAGGAGCCCTTATTAACACATATCCAAGGAAATCTGATTAACACATAGTCACAAACATCCTGGCCATTCTTTAGTATGttctatttattaattaattgtgtctgatacatttttgtttttataaaatccGGGTCTCATTTTTCATGTCTCCTCTATAAACTCTTACCATAAATAAGGCATGCTGGAAATTTCCATATTTAAGCACTATCGTTCAagcaaatatgtaaaatacactCCATCACTTTGTCACTTGATGTCACTCTAAAGTTATTACCTACTAAGTTATGAATGTCAtgaaggaagaattaaaataatttggttgAAAGTGGCACTTATTGTAATAGAGAGGGAGAAGTCCAAATTCCCGGTCCTATAATGAGCAATTCGGGGCTAAGGGTGGCCAAGAAATGAGTTGACCTGGAGGTCAGTTGTTGATGGTCCCAGAAACATAGGGCTGATATAGCTGGGATGACCATGTGACAAGAGCTGCAGCAGTTTCTTCTGCAGGAAATGAGTATTTGCTGATGGAACATTGACTTTTTCAGGGGATTATGAAATGGTTCAAAGTAGGGAGTGCACACTGCTGCTTCCTGTTGAGTACTACTCCCTGTGACCACATTTAGGAAAGAGTAGATGTTATCACTAAGAAAATAATGTCACTGAGGTTAATGTGGGTTATGTTAAGGGGAATTCTTAGAAAAACACACACCCTTCTTCCCCAGGAAGAACAACAaagtaatttggaaaatatggttGTTAAAACTGAAAACATGGCCATAAcccaggagtctgcttgtgactGTTTCAGAGTGTATTTTGGTTGGAGCCTAAATGGAGTTGTTGAACATACCTGGGTGTGTTTATAGGTCTTGCATGGTAGTGAAAGTGGATCTGTGTCTTTGTGAGAGTGCCTCTATGTGCtgctgtctgtgtctgtgtgtatgcaagagcgtgtgtgtctgtgtgatcATGTCCGCGTGGAACAGTGTGATTCTATATGTGCATTTGATGTGGAAGTCTACAGCTGTTTGAGATAGGTTCTCTACTCTTGTGTTTGTATGTGATTGCTTATATATGAATATCTGTGTTATTCTGCGTATGCCTGAAGacatgtgtttttgtgtgtgtccaaGGCTATTGTGAGTGTTCTTGTGTTCATATTTGAGTGTGGGTTCTGTATATGTGTGTTAGTTCAAGCAAATATACAAGACTCCAAGGAGGAAAATCAAAATGAAGCTGGAATGTTTCCTGTATAGAAGGCTGATGCTGACCTCCTTCCCATCAGTCCCCTCTCCCAGACGGGAGTTCTGAAAATTGCAGGTGAGACAGacaaggagggaaagaaatgatAGGACGGAAACATAAGGGCAGGGAAGAGGAAAGTCAGACCATGGGCAGATCCTTTGAAGCCATTTAAGATCTCCATAGTAAAGAGAGACAAGGAGTGGAATAGAGCAAAATTAATACTAATTAGAATGCCTTCAATCTGTGTAATACCCTACAACTTGGATCATAGTCACACAATTATGACCACATCTGAATTTCTTATCTGGGGGAGGTAGCAGGTTAAGAATTAGTATCCCCATGTTACTGACATGAAACCTGAAGTTGAAGGAAGTAAGTTTATTGTCAATAGGCCACAGTATAAGTGAACGGCGGGGCCTGGACTTGGGTCCCCAGCCTCCTTGGGGCAGCTCACTTTCCACTGCACCCTAATGCTTCACACTTCATCAGTAAAACAAGAAGTGAAACCGCTGTAGTTCTCTGCGTAGTCAACACTGGTCAAGGGTTTTTCACTGAAAGCGTGAATCATTAGgcaaatacatatgcatatatatattacatatactgaATGATTTATTTATAGCACTTTTCTTTCCATAAAGGACGTGAGGGAGATTCAAACAAAGTATGCCTAGACAATAAGGGTAATCAACAAGAACCAGAAAAGCTGgatgaagaatgaaaaataggaaaggaagacaCTAAGAGTAAGCTTTAGCATTGTGCTTCCCCATTcagactccagagagctcccccacccccacagtgtTTTGGATAGTTAGATAGTGTGTCTTCTGGAGAAAGCCACAACTCAGACTTACCATGTACCATGTGTGCTCTGGGCTTCACTTTTATGAGTGCCTAGCTAactcaaatataaaatgaggGTAGACTATTACTCTGTGAACTGCTGTCAGTATTAAGCATGATTGTCTGTGTACGGGATACTATTTTTATGGAGGAGTAATCCTCTGCGACTTTGTACAGGGCGAACAGAAGGCAATATTGAGTGGTCTTCTCAAAAAACAGCATTTTAGCAATTGCTGTTTTCCCAGCCTGTGGGACCACAGGAGGACTGTAATTAGACAGTTTCTTTCTGACTCGGCTCCTACCCACAGGATTGTCAGAACCCCAGCCTCCTTCTGGACTTTGTCACCTTTCTAGAAATCACCAGCAGGTTCCTGGAAGGTCTTACATAAACACAAGAATGATCGCCCTCTGTGAGGACAGGGAGCATGTCCATTCATCCTTTGCTGCCCCAGCCCTGAGCTTGATGGCCTGCACAGAGCAGACAGAACAACATCTATTTAAAGAactaatgagtgaatgaagacccatctcttgttgttgttgtcctCTGTGTCTCAAGGCCCCCAGGTTCCAGACCACTGCTCTTTGCTGTCCATGCAGTGTCTGGGGCTCTAGCTTTCTACAGCTATTTCTTGTCTCTGTTATTGTCTTCATGAATGTTCTCAACTGCTTCCTCCACTCAGCTACTTAACTCCAAGTATTCCAGAAGTTACTTTGCAAAAGAAGGGAAGCAGACTGATAACATTTATCCTTAATAGTtattttttgggggcgcctgggtggcgcagtcgttaagtgtctgccttcagctcagggcatgatcccggtgttctgggatcgagccccacatcaggcttctccactaggagcctgcttcttcctctcccactccccctgcttgtgttccctctctcgctggctgtctctgtcaaataagtaaaaataaaatctttaaaaaaatagttatttttaggTCCTACTCTACTGCTTTATGTATGATATCTAATTTAAATTCCCATACCATGACTATGAGATGGATACTAGTAATATCAGCATTATTACCCATTAGGAAGCAAAGACTCTGAGACTATAAGTAACctatccaaagtcacacagctaataaaagCACAGCTTGGATTTAAATCCAGTCTCTCTTCTATCAAAAGCCAATGAGGCTAGATGGTTTCTCTAATgcctttcttctatttcttatcGAGATTTTAGTActactgttctttatttttattttctctttgctatGGCCAGAGCTCATCACCAGAACCCAGATATGAAGGTGAAACCAAAGGATGGGTGTTGGGCTGAAGGCTGAGCTATATAAGAGATATCAAGCAGTCCATGAAATCAACCATTGCCTCTCACAAGGAA encodes the following:
- the TLR4 gene encoding toll-like receptor 4; amino-acid sequence: MMSPTRLAGMLIPAMAFLSFLRPESWEPCVQVVPNITYKCMELNLDKIPNNIPTSTKELDLSFNPLRHLDSHSFSNFPELQVLDLSRCEIRIIEDDAYQGLNHLSILILTGNPIQELFPGAFSGLSNLQTLVVVETNVQSLEDFPIGHLKTLKELNVAHNLIHSFKLPEYFSNMPNLEYLDLSNNKIQNIYHKDLQVLRQMPLLNLSLDLSLNPLYFIQPGAFKEIKLHELTLRSNFNSTHVMKTCIQGLAGLKIHQLVLGEFKNERKLESFDKSLLEGLCDLTIEKFRIAYFDEFSKDTTDLFNCLGNVSTISLVHLFLNRPRYLPKNLRWQRLEMVNCGFEEFPTWGLDSLKEFVFTANKGVNTFTEMNPNSLEFLDLSRNGLSFKGCCSHSELGTTRLKHLDLSFNDIITMSSNFLGLEQLEYLDFQHSNLKQASDFSVFLSLRNLHYLDISYTHTQVVFHGIFDGLVSLQVLKMAGNSFQDNFLPNIFKDLTNLTILDLSKCQLERVSQVAFGSLPKLQLINMSHNNLLSLDTLPYEPLLSLQILDYSFNRIVASKERERQHFPSNLVSLNLTQNDFACVCEHQNFLQWVKDHRQLLVEVEEMVCAKPLDMQGMPMLSFRNATCQRSKTIITVSVFTVLMVSLVAVLVYKFYFHLMLLAGCKKYSKGESTYDAFVIYSSQDEDWVRNELVKNLEEGVPPFQLCLHYRDFIPGVAIAANIIQEGFHKSRKVIVVVSQHFIQSRWCIFEYEIAQTWQFLSSRAGIIFIVLQKVEKSLLRQQVELYRLLSRNTYLEWEDSVLGRHIFWRRLRKALLDGKQWSPEGTADAENS